In Lewinellaceae bacterium, a single window of DNA contains:
- a CDS encoding GH3 auxin-responsive promoter family protein, translating to MPFFGNLLKRGLRIGEKLERRQVDPMQLQLRTLRRLLKRAQLTAFGQYYDFKDILKEDGLAAAFQDKVPIFDYDTMYERWWHMALKGVENVSWRGKIKYFALSSGTSGAPSKHIPVSDEMRRAMRHAGLKMFFALTNFDVDPELYTKPMLMLGGSSDLQDQGGYFMGDLSGINASQPPYWLRPYYKPGAEISRIRDWDERINEIARLAPEWDIGFIVGIPSWLQLMIERIIEYHQLDNIHQVWPNLRVCVHGGIAFEPLKKGFEKLLAQPLVYMDTYLASEGFISYQDRPGSRGMRLLVRNGIFFEFIPFNAENFDEEGQLAGQPKACTIEDVQEGVDYALLISTCSGAWRYLIGDTVRFTNKERWEIIITGRTKHFLSICGEHLSVDNMNQGIQYAEEKLDINIREFTVGPVVQEGRFAHQWYIGCEPMADSAPVARLLDERLMEVNDDYRTERGSLLKIQVQTLPAEIFYQWQELKGKMGGQNKFPRVMKGSQFAEWENFVRQKLKNRGSKASISHSR from the coding sequence CCTGCGCCGCTTGCTCAAACGGGCGCAGCTTACGGCTTTCGGCCAATACTACGACTTCAAAGACATCCTGAAAGAAGACGGCCTGGCCGCAGCCTTCCAGGACAAGGTTCCCATTTTCGACTACGACACCATGTACGAGCGCTGGTGGCACATGGCCCTCAAAGGCGTGGAAAATGTTTCCTGGCGGGGCAAGATCAAATATTTTGCCCTCAGCTCCGGCACTTCCGGTGCGCCCAGCAAGCACATTCCGGTTTCGGACGAAATGCGGCGGGCCATGCGCCACGCCGGCCTCAAAATGTTCTTTGCCCTCACCAATTTTGACGTCGACCCCGAGCTGTATACCAAGCCCATGCTCATGCTGGGCGGCAGCAGCGACCTGCAGGACCAGGGCGGCTACTTTATGGGAGACCTCAGCGGCATCAACGCCAGCCAGCCGCCGTACTGGCTGCGCCCTTATTACAAGCCGGGAGCGGAAATTTCCCGCATTCGCGATTGGGACGAGCGCATCAACGAGATCGCCCGCCTTGCTCCGGAGTGGGATATTGGCTTCATCGTCGGCATCCCCTCCTGGCTGCAACTCATGATTGAGCGCATTATTGAATACCACCAGTTGGACAACATCCATCAGGTATGGCCCAACCTGCGGGTCTGCGTGCACGGCGGGATCGCCTTCGAGCCCCTGAAGAAGGGGTTCGAAAAGCTTTTGGCCCAGCCTCTGGTTTACATGGACACCTACCTGGCTTCCGAAGGGTTCATCTCCTACCAGGACCGTCCGGGCAGCAGGGGAATGCGCCTGCTGGTGCGCAATGGCATATTCTTTGAGTTTATTCCTTTCAATGCCGAAAATTTTGATGAAGAGGGGCAACTGGCCGGGCAGCCAAAGGCCTGTACGATCGAGGATGTGCAGGAAGGCGTCGACTATGCGCTCCTCATCAGCACCTGCTCCGGCGCCTGGCGCTACCTCATCGGCGATACGGTGCGCTTCACCAACAAGGAACGCTGGGAAATCATCATCACCGGGCGCACCAAACATTTTCTCAGCATTTGCGGAGAGCACCTCTCCGTGGACAATATGAACCAGGGCATACAGTACGCAGAAGAAAAACTGGACATCAACATCCGGGAGTTTACCGTCGGCCCGGTGGTGCAGGAAGGCCGGTTCGCCCACCAGTGGTACATAGGTTGCGAACCCATGGCCGATAGCGCGCCGGTAGCCAGGCTGCTGGATGAACGGCTCATGGAAGTGAACGACGACTACCGCACCGAGCGCGGCTCTCTGCTCAAAATCCAGGTACAAACCCTGCCGGCAGAAATATTTTACCAGTGGCAGGAATTGAAAGGCAAGATGGGCGGGCAGAATAAATTTCCCCGGGTGATGAAAGGCAGCCAATTTGCAGAATGGGAAAATTTCGTCCGCCAGAAACTGAAAAACCGGGGAAGCAAGGCCAGTATTTCCCATAGCCGTTAA
- a CDS encoding leucyl/phenylalanyl-tRNA--protein transferase, translating into MPIFWLSEQNIVFPDPELADPQGVLAIGGDLSPQRLLSAYQMGIFPWFSPGDPILWWSPDPRFVLYPDELKVARSMRPYFNQRKFDVTFDRQFETVMRHCAAQYRAGQGGTWITKGMIKGYTQLHEMGYAHSVEVLQEGKLVGGLYGIALGKVFFGESMFTEASNASKFGFISLVRKLKERGFWLVDCQQETSHLASLGARSIPRRKFLGYLKRNEQEAGLKGSWAKWGEESGGGGAIQ; encoded by the coding sequence ATGCCCATTTTCTGGCTCTCCGAACAAAACATCGTATTTCCCGACCCGGAACTCGCTGACCCTCAAGGGGTACTGGCCATCGGCGGCGACCTCTCCCCCCAGCGCCTGCTCAGCGCTTACCAAATGGGCATTTTCCCCTGGTTCAGCCCCGGAGACCCCATCCTCTGGTGGTCGCCCGATCCCCGCTTCGTACTCTACCCCGATGAGCTGAAAGTGGCCCGCAGCATGCGCCCCTATTTCAACCAACGCAAGTTTGACGTAACTTTCGACCGGCAATTCGAAACCGTGATGCGCCATTGCGCGGCCCAGTACCGCGCCGGACAGGGAGGCACCTGGATCACCAAAGGGATGATCAAAGGGTATACCCAGCTACACGAAATGGGGTACGCTCATTCAGTGGAAGTGCTGCAGGAGGGCAAACTGGTGGGCGGCTTATACGGTATTGCACTGGGCAAGGTTTTCTTTGGAGAGTCTATGTTCACCGAAGCCAGCAATGCGTCCAAATTCGGATTCATCAGCCTGGTGCGCAAATTGAAAGAGCGGGGCTTCTGGCTGGTCGATTGCCAGCAGGAAACCAGCCACCTGGCCAGCCTGGGTGCGCGCAGCATACCCCGGCGGAAATTTCTGGGCTACCTGAAGCGAAACGAACAGGAGGCTGGATTGAAAGGCAGTTGGGCAAAATGGGGCGAAGAAAGTGGGGGGGGTGGGGCAATACAATAG
- a CDS encoding ATP-dependent Clp protease adaptor ClpS codes for MMDELYNHTVEELEEVIVEEDISDSDIGEQAQLIVYNDDHNTFEWVIQCFQEVLNHTLEQAEQLSLIIHFKGKATVKTAPKNVLKPKKDALVDRGLSAVIEGT; via the coding sequence ATGATGGATGAGCTGTACAATCACACCGTAGAAGAGCTGGAGGAAGTAATCGTTGAAGAAGACATTTCGGATTCGGATATAGGCGAACAGGCACAACTCATCGTTTACAATGATGACCACAATACTTTTGAATGGGTCATTCAATGCTTTCAGGAGGTGCTTAACCATACGCTCGAACAGGCTGAACAACTCTCCCTCATCATTCACTTCAAGGGCAAGGCAACCGTGAAGACCGCCCCGAAAAATGTACTTAAACCCAAGAAAGACGCCCTCGTTGACCGGGGCCTTTCCGCTGTGATTGAAGGAACCTGA
- a CDS encoding LysE family transporter, whose amino-acid sequence MDFIFDGIKLGLILAILIGPIFFALIQAGVEQGIRAGAMVGMGIWVSDLLFILGAYFGVSYITRLVEGPEFALYLGIVGSVTLTAFGLGALVTAPKVGANPQWAKTTFRSSSYFSLWTKGFLINTVNPFTFFFWIGVTTTTVTDGGLDSREAILFFGSIFTTIVITDFSKVILAKRIRRVLQPIHLLWLRRISGGALIAFAVVLLVRVLML is encoded by the coding sequence ATGGATTTTATTTTTGACGGCATTAAACTCGGCTTGATCCTGGCCATTCTGATAGGCCCTATTTTCTTTGCCCTCATACAAGCCGGGGTGGAGCAGGGTATCCGGGCCGGCGCCATGGTCGGGATGGGCATCTGGGTCAGCGACTTGCTCTTCATTCTGGGCGCTTACTTCGGAGTGTCTTACATCACGCGCCTGGTGGAAGGGCCGGAATTTGCGCTGTACCTCGGCATCGTCGGCAGCGTTACCCTCACCGCGTTCGGGCTGGGCGCCCTGGTTACAGCTCCAAAGGTAGGCGCCAATCCTCAATGGGCGAAAACGACTTTCCGCTCTTCCAGCTATTTTTCGCTGTGGACGAAAGGCTTTCTCATCAATACCGTTAACCCTTTTACTTTTTTCTTCTGGATCGGCGTGACTACCACCACGGTCACCGACGGAGGGCTCGACAGCCGGGAGGCAATACTCTTTTTCGGCAGTATTTTCACCACCATCGTGATAACAGATTTTTCCAAAGTGATACTGGCCAAGCGCATCCGGAGAGTCTTGCAGCCGATCCATCTGCTGTGGCTGCGCCGCATTTCGGGCGGCGCGCTGATCGCCTTTGCGGTGGTTCTGCTGGTGCGGGTGTTGATGTTGTAG
- the hflB gene encoding ATP-dependent zinc metalloprotease FtsH — MENTNDNNENGKPSGPKFNSYWIYGIIALFLLALNFYSMSEGTQEQVERNRLGDMIVRQEVERLIVVNEKRAYVYIKPSALDQRKDYYSDASKSSFGGNRYHYWREIGSVESFETWLQEIQDEAGIDRDEQISPKYETKQNWLTPLLGWVLPIVIVVAIWIFIMRRVSGGAGGAGAQIFNIGKSKATLFDQNSKVSVTFEDVAGLDEAKEEVMEVVDFLKNPKKYTALGGKIPKGVLLVGPPGTGKTLLAKAVAGEAGVPFFSISGSDFVEMFVGVGASRVRDLFKQAREKAPCIVFIDEIDAIGRARGRNSIQGGNDERENTLNQLLVEMDGFSTDKGVILMAATNRPDVLDTALLRPGRFDRQIGIDRPDLKGRKAIFAVHLKNIKTGPDIRPEVLSEMTPGFAGADIANICNEAALVAARRNKKAVDMDDFNYALDRVIGGLEKKNKLISPEEKEIIAYHEAGHAICGWYLEHASPLVKVTIVPRGIGTLGYAQYLPKEEYITRTEQLLDRMCMTFGGRAAESIVFGKISTGAQNDLDQVTKMAYSMITIFGMNEKVGQVSFYGMSQDQFQRPYSDDTATLIDDEVRKMVESQYLRAKKLLEERRDKLELLAQALLEKEVLLKSDVERMIGSRPRGEEGPAKRNGIPVKEEQEEQEELPEAPREKI; from the coding sequence ATGGAAAACACAAATGATAATAACGAGAATGGCAAGCCATCAGGGCCGAAGTTCAATTCGTATTGGATATACGGAATCATAGCTTTGTTCCTGCTGGCTTTGAATTTCTACAGCATGTCCGAGGGCACGCAGGAACAGGTCGAGCGCAACCGGCTGGGAGACATGATCGTGCGGCAGGAAGTCGAGCGGCTGATCGTCGTCAATGAAAAACGAGCCTACGTCTACATCAAGCCCAGCGCCCTGGATCAAAGGAAAGACTATTATTCCGATGCTTCCAAGAGCAGTTTTGGCGGAAACCGCTACCACTACTGGCGGGAAATCGGCTCGGTGGAGTCTTTCGAAACCTGGTTGCAGGAAATACAGGACGAGGCGGGCATCGACCGCGATGAACAGATCAGCCCAAAGTACGAAACCAAACAAAACTGGCTCACACCCCTGCTCGGGTGGGTGCTCCCCATTGTCATCGTCGTGGCCATCTGGATATTTATCATGCGGCGGGTCAGCGGCGGCGCGGGAGGCGCCGGGGCACAGATTTTCAACATAGGGAAATCAAAAGCTACGCTTTTTGACCAAAACAGCAAAGTGTCGGTCACGTTCGAAGATGTTGCCGGCCTGGACGAGGCGAAGGAAGAAGTCATGGAAGTCGTCGATTTCCTCAAGAACCCAAAGAAATATACTGCCCTGGGCGGAAAGATACCCAAAGGCGTATTGCTGGTGGGCCCTCCGGGCACCGGCAAAACCCTGCTGGCCAAAGCAGTAGCCGGCGAAGCAGGCGTGCCGTTCTTCTCGATCTCCGGTTCGGATTTTGTGGAGATGTTCGTCGGCGTCGGGGCTTCCCGGGTCCGCGACCTCTTCAAGCAGGCCAGAGAGAAAGCGCCCTGCATCGTTTTCATCGATGAGATTGATGCCATCGGCCGGGCCCGTGGGCGCAATAGTATTCAGGGAGGCAATGACGAGCGGGAAAACACGCTCAACCAGCTTCTGGTGGAAATGGACGGCTTCAGCACCGACAAAGGCGTCATCCTCATGGCAGCGACCAACCGCCCGGATGTGCTGGATACAGCCCTGCTCCGCCCGGGCCGTTTCGACCGGCAAATCGGTATCGACCGCCCCGACCTCAAAGGCAGGAAAGCCATTTTCGCCGTTCACCTGAAAAACATCAAAACCGGGCCGGATATAAGGCCCGAAGTCCTGTCGGAAATGACCCCGGGATTCGCCGGCGCAGATATCGCCAACATCTGCAACGAGGCCGCCCTGGTGGCCGCCCGCCGCAATAAAAAGGCGGTGGATATGGACGATTTCAACTACGCCCTGGACCGGGTCATCGGCGGGCTCGAAAAGAAAAATAAGCTGATCTCTCCCGAAGAGAAAGAGATCATTGCCTACCACGAAGCCGGCCACGCCATCTGCGGGTGGTATCTGGAGCATGCCTCCCCGCTGGTGAAAGTTACTATCGTTCCCCGTGGCATCGGCACCCTGGGCTATGCTCAGTACCTGCCTAAAGAGGAATACATCACCCGCACCGAGCAATTGCTCGACCGCATGTGCATGACTTTCGGGGGCCGGGCCGCAGAGTCGATCGTTTTTGGAAAGATTTCGACCGGCGCTCAGAACGACCTCGACCAGGTGACCAAAATGGCCTACAGCATGATCACCATCTTCGGCATGAATGAAAAAGTCGGGCAGGTATCGTTCTACGGCATGTCGCAAGACCAGTTTCAGCGCCCCTACTCCGACGATACCGCTACGCTGATCGACGATGAAGTCAGGAAAATGGTGGAATCACAGTACTTGAGAGCAAAAAAATTGCTCGAGGAACGGAGAGATAAACTCGAACTCCTGGCTCAGGCCCTACTGGAAAAAGAGGTGTTGCTTAAGTCAGACGTAGAACGCATGATCGGTTCCCGCCCTCGTGGCGAAGAAGGCCCGGCCAAGAGAAATGGCATTCCCGTCAAAGAAGAGCAGGAGGAGCAGGAAGAGCTGCCCGAAGCTCCCCGGGAGAAAATTTAA
- a CDS encoding redoxin domain-containing protein, translated as MSVNVGDKAPSFSLYSSDKKAVSLKDYEGKNVVLLFFPLAFTSVCTDELCSMRDNIAQYNGADANVLAVSVDTPQTLAKFKAELGLNFPLLSDFNKETSRAYGALYEEFVMGMRGVSKRSAFVIDKNGVVRYSEVLENAGSLPNFEAVRETLSKLN; from the coding sequence ATGTCAGTAAATGTAGGTGACAAAGCACCATCTTTTTCGCTGTACTCCTCCGACAAGAAAGCAGTCTCGCTAAAAGACTACGAGGGGAAAAATGTCGTTTTGCTTTTTTTCCCACTGGCTTTCACCAGCGTCTGTACCGATGAACTATGCTCGATGCGGGACAATATCGCTCAGTACAACGGGGCGGATGCCAACGTCCTGGCCGTCTCCGTAGATACACCCCAAACGCTGGCGAAGTTCAAAGCCGAACTGGGCCTTAACTTTCCCCTTCTTTCCGATTTCAACAAAGAAACATCCCGTGCCTACGGCGCGTTATATGAAGAATTCGTTATGGGAATGAGAGGCGTCTCCAAGCGCTCGGCATTCGTCATCGACAAGAACGGCGTAGTTCGTTATTCCGAGGTGCTGGAAAATGCGGGCAGCCTCCCAAATTTTGAGGCCGTCCGGGAAACTTTAAGCAAACTGAATTAG
- a CDS encoding EamA family transporter, with translation MDNEKRAYLELHIAVFLFGFTAILGDLIQLSALAIVWWRVLITSISLLFLIRGGKALRQLPWSTILQFMGIGVLVAVHWLAFYGAIKLANASIALICMATASFFTSLLEPFIMRQRMRWHEILLGMAIIPGMALIVHSTAAEMNSGILAGLAAALMAALFATLNKKLIGRTDEMSITFLELGSAWLFLSLVLPVYLSQSESPAQLLPSRVDWFYLILLSLLCTTLAYVLALRSLRHLSAFASNLAINLEPVYGIALAWFLLKDHKELSPGFYWGVLIILAVVFSYPLLRRRFGDKSTAAG, from the coding sequence ATGGATAATGAAAAGCGCGCCTACCTCGAACTCCATATCGCCGTATTCCTTTTCGGGTTTACCGCTATTCTGGGAGACCTCATTCAGCTTTCCGCCCTGGCCATTGTCTGGTGGCGGGTTTTGATCACCAGCATCAGCCTGCTTTTTCTGATCCGGGGCGGCAAAGCGCTGCGGCAACTTCCCTGGTCAACCATTCTGCAGTTTATGGGTATCGGCGTGTTGGTCGCTGTCCATTGGCTGGCATTCTACGGGGCCATCAAGCTGGCCAATGCCTCCATCGCGCTGATCTGCATGGCGACAGCCTCTTTTTTCACCTCTTTGCTGGAGCCCTTCATCATGCGGCAGCGGATGCGCTGGCATGAAATCCTGCTCGGCATGGCGATCATTCCCGGCATGGCCCTGATCGTCCACAGTACTGCCGCCGAGATGAACTCAGGCATCCTGGCGGGGCTCGCCGCCGCTCTGATGGCCGCCCTTTTTGCCACCCTAAACAAGAAGCTGATCGGGCGGACGGACGAGATGAGCATTACTTTTCTGGAGTTGGGAAGCGCCTGGCTGTTCCTGAGCCTGGTGCTGCCGGTTTACCTCAGCCAAAGCGAAAGCCCGGCCCAATTGCTGCCTTCCCGCGTAGATTGGTTCTATCTTATCCTCCTTTCCCTGTTGTGCACCACCCTGGCCTACGTCCTTGCCCTGCGTTCTCTGCGGCACTTGTCTGCTTTTGCATCCAACCTGGCCATCAACCTGGAGCCCGTTTATGGCATTGCCCTGGCGTGGTTTTTGTTGAAGGATCATAAGGAACTTTCACCCGGCTTTTACTGGGGCGTTCTGATTATCCTGGCCGTTGTTTTCAGCTACCCGTTGCTGCGAAGGCGGTTCGGGGACAAAAGCACTGCTGCCGGGTAG